One Vitis vinifera cultivar Pinot Noir 40024 chromosome 8, ASM3070453v1 genomic window carries:
- the LOC100258470 gene encoding ribonuclease MRP protein subunit POP4 isoform X5 yields MYFYYLVEYPIVFEEEKGQWSLIQSRHAPRDVEANGPAYSQLSQTVHENLLATNAKITSKRGSTADKILHDLLKNGDSAHKYMMGSRSMKFDNWILLDNVVQGRGASGARIRDLLSHSKNSRKHISMKQNKRCGSLNLPQELHRYDIFKPMHDMWKGYMMQLLKNTGKNQLVQPLLSADLHGAIILVVECKIAAFNGVSGIMIRETAETLGIITQDDKFRVVPKKGSVFIFQADCWKVTLQGDKLTSRNLAL; encoded by the exons atgtatttttattatttggttgAATATCCAATAGTGTTTGAGGAAGAAAAGGGACAGTGGTCTTTAATTCAATCAAGGCATGCCCCTAGAG ATGTGGAAGCAAATGGTCCAGCGTATTCTCAGCTCTCTCAAACCGTTCATGAGAATTTGTTGGCTACAAAtgcaaaa ATCACTAGTAAAAGAGGAAGCACAGCGGATAAAATTTTGCATGACCTTCTCAAAAATGGCGATTCAGCTCATAAATACATGATGGGATCCAGAAGTATGAAATTTGACAATTGGATCCTTCTTGATAATGTTGTACAAGGACGTGGTGCTTCAGGTGCTCGTATCAGGGATTTGCTGAGCCACTCGAAGAACTCCAGAAAACACATATCCATGAAGCAAAATAAAAGATGTGGATCATTGAATTTGCCTCAAGAGCTCCATAG GTATGATATTTTCAAGCCGATGCATGACATGTGGAAAGGCTACATGATGCAACTTCTTAAAAATACTGG GAAAAATCAGTTGGTTCAGCCTCTTCTCAGTGCAGACCTACATGGTGCTATTATTCTAG TTGTTGAGTGTAAGATAGCTGCCTTCAATGGAGTGAGTGGTATCATGATTCGTGAAACTGCAGAAACACTTGGTATAATTACACAAGATGATAAATTCCGAG TTGTGCCCAAAAAGGGGTCTGTGTTTATTTTCCAAGCAGATTGCTGGAAAGTCACCTTGCAGGGAGACAAACTCACTTCAAGAAATTTAGCCCTGTGA